A genomic segment from Flammeovirga pectinis encodes:
- the istB gene encoding IS21-like element helper ATPase IstB, with protein MKSIHHKDRIALLTKDLRLSIINKEFSKIAKQAIIENKTYEDFLLELLELEYHHRIERRHKERLKRAHFPSMKYLHDLVLNDLPQDAQAKLPLLNELSFLEEKQNVILAGNPGTGKTHMAIGLGVKACMEGYSVLFTSVPRLVTQLREAKESRSQTVFENRFEKYDLVICDEFGYISFDKASAEMLFSLLSIRTDNKSTIITTNLGFDRWTEIFHDKVLTAAMVDRLNHQSIYINMNGESYRMKKTKENLLANTE; from the coding sequence ATGAAATCAATACATCACAAAGACCGTATCGCATTACTGACTAAAGATTTACGGTTGTCTATTATCAATAAAGAGTTTTCGAAAATAGCGAAGCAAGCTATTATTGAAAATAAAACATACGAAGATTTTTTATTAGAGCTGTTAGAGTTAGAGTATCATCATCGAATTGAAAGAAGACATAAGGAACGACTCAAAAGAGCTCATTTTCCTTCCATGAAATACCTCCATGATCTTGTGCTAAATGACTTACCCCAAGATGCTCAAGCCAAATTACCCTTGTTAAATGAACTTTCTTTTTTAGAAGAAAAGCAGAATGTAATTTTAGCGGGTAATCCTGGTACTGGAAAGACGCATATGGCAATAGGGTTAGGCGTAAAAGCATGCATGGAAGGCTACTCTGTTCTTTTCACTTCTGTGCCAAGATTAGTCACTCAGCTCAGAGAAGCTAAAGAAAGTAGAAGTCAAACAGTTTTTGAAAATAGATTCGAAAAATATGACCTTGTCATCTGTGATGAATTTGGATATATCTCCTTCGATAAGGCTTCGGCAGAAATGTTATTTTCATTACTTTCTATCAGAACAGATAATAAATCAACCATCATTACTACAAATTTAGGCTTCGATAGATGGACTGAAATTTTTCATGATAAAGTATTAACGGCTGCAATGGTAGACAGGTTAAATCACCAATCAATTTATATCAACATGAATGGAGAATCCTACAGAATGAAAAAAACAAAAGAAAATTTACTTGCAAATACTGAATAA